TACTGGGCAGCCCTTGCCTTTGGCTAACGGGCTGGTGCCACCTCGCCCGTATTGGACTTTCACCAACAAGTCAGCGCCCATGCTGGGCGCACCGCAGAAAACCCGGGCGAGCCAGTGGCTCGCCCGGGCCTTCGTATGCGTTTACATTCCGGCCAGCGCCACCCGTACCAGTTCGGAGACCGGCCCGGGCAGGACGCCCAGCAGCAGGGTACCCACCGTGGCGATGACCAGCACCACCTCGGCGGCGGTGCGGGCGGGGGCGTACACCTCGGCCCCCTCCTCCGCCACAGGCGCCGCCTTCGTGCGGGTGAAGGCCGTGCCGATCACCTTCAGGTAGACGTAGGCGGAGATGCCGGTGGAGAGGATGAGACCGGTCAGCACGATCCAGGCGCTGCCGCGCACCGCGGCGATCGCCAGCAGGAACTTGCCCACGAAGCCGCCCGCCGGCGGGATGCCGGCCAGGCCGAAGAAGAGCAGGGCCAGACAGGCGCCGACCCAGGGCTTCCGGTAGAAGAGCCCCTTCAGGTTGGCGATCTGCGAGCCGTCCACCCCCTCGGCCTCCAGGATCCGCACCACGGCGAAGATGCCCATGGTGGCGAAGCCGTAGGCGGCCAGGTAGTACGCGGCGGCAGAGAGCCCGTCCAGGCCGAGGCCGGGGATCGCCATGATCAGGTAGCCGGCGTTGGCGATGCCCGAGTAGGCCATCAGCCGCTTCAGATCGCTCTGCCAGATGCCCACCGTCGAGCCCAGCATCATCGAGGCGAAGGCCAGGATCGAGAGCGGCAGCAGGAAGGACGGCTGGTACTCGGCGGGAACCGCAGCGACCAGCAGGCGGGCCATGGCGGCAAACGCGGCCGCCTTGGTGCCGATGGCCATGAAAGCGGTCACCGGCGTCGGCGAGCCCTGGTAGACATCAGGCGCCCAGATGTGGAACGGCACCAGCGCCATCTTGAAGGCGAGGCCGACGATGGCGAGCCCAACGCCCACCTTGTAGTAGAGCCCAACCGCCCAGGAGCCCTCGCTGCTGAAAGCACGGGCCGATTCAGCGATGCCGGCGATGGACATGCTGCCCGTGGCGCCGTAGATCAGGGCGAAGCCGAAGATGAGGAAGGCGGCGGCCACCGATCCGAGCACGAAGTACTTGAAGGCGGCCTCCCGGGCGGCCGTGCGCTCGGGCGCAAACGCGATCATCACGTACAGCGCCAGCGAAAGCAGCTCGATGCCCAGGAAGATCACCATCAGGTTGCCGGCGCCGCCCAGGAGCACCATGCCCATGGCGCCCCAGAGCAGCAGGGCGAGGTAGCCGGACCGGTCCTCGTGCAGCCGGCCGACGGAGAGCAGGACCGCCAGCAGGGCGGCGATCAGCAGCACCAGCCCGTAGACGGCGGCGAAGCGGTCCATCACGAGCATGCCCGCGAAGCCGGACGGCTCGGCCGCACCCTGCCAGAGCGGCAGCAGGTAGTACCCGGCGACCAGCACGGCGCCGATGGCCGTGAAGTACATGGCCGCCTGGATCTTCTTGTAGTCGAAGAACAGGTCGAGCAGCAGGATCAGCAGCGCCCCGGCGGCCAGCGCCAGGAGCGGCGCCGCTATCGTGAAGTTGAGATCGACAGGCACGCGAGCCCCTCCTTACATGACCACCGGGTGCTTATACGTAGAACACGTAGTACGCGACCACCAGCACCACGCCGCCGAAGACGGTGAGCGCATAGGAGCGAACCAGGCCGTTCTGCCAGTGGCGCAGCATGCCGCCCAGCTCCCGGGCCACTGCGCCCAGGCCGTTGACGACGCCGTCGATCGCCCGGGGATCGAACAGGTCGCCGACGAACTCGGCCATCGCCTTCGCAGGCTGCACGAACAGGTAATCGTACAGGGTGTCCACATAGAACATGTTGTACAGAATGCCCGGCTTGTGCAGCGGATCGAGCTCGACCGCCCGGCGCAGCCCGTCGGGCCGGTAGAGGTACCAGGAGACGGCGCCGCCGATGAGAGCCACCGCCACGGAGAGCCCGGCCACCAGCGGGTTGATGGCTTCGGCGTGCAGCTCCAAGGTCGGGAAGGCCGGCTCCAGGGCGGAGAGCTGGTAGTGGCCGAAGAAGAGCCAGCCCGAGACCACCGAGAGCACCGCCAGGATGGCCACCGGCCACTTCATGGCGGCAGGCGTCTCGTGGTGGTGATCGTGGTGGGCATGTGCGTCGTGGGCGTGCACGGCAGCCTGCGCCCGGCCCTTCTTCTTGCCGACGACCTTGGCCGCCGGCGCCCAAGCGTCGCCCAGGAAGACCAGGCTGAAGAGCCGCACGTTGTAGAAGGCCGTCATGCCGGCCGCCAGCACGGCGATGACGAAGAGCGCCCACTGGTGCTCGTGGTAGGCCGCCAGCAGGATCTCATCCTTGGAGAAGAAGCCGGCAAACGGCGGCAGGCCGATCAGGGCCAGGGCGGCGACGCCGAAGCAGATGGCGGCGAAGCGGTCGCGGTACCAGAGGCCGCCCATGTGCCGGATGTCCTGGTCGCCGTTGTAATGGTGGACCACGATGCCGGCGGTGAGGAAGAGGCCGGCCTTGAAGAAGGCGTGGGTGAAGAAGTGGAAGTCAGCGGCCACGTAGGCGCCGAGGCCGTTGGCCAGGAACATGTAGCCGATCTGGGACAGGGTCGAGAACGCCAGCACCCGCTTGATGTCGAACTGGCCGGCCGCCACCAGGGCGCCGAAGAGGGCGCCCAGGCCGCCCACCCAGGCGACGGCCAGGGCCGCGCCGGAGGCCATCTCGTAGATCGGGTGGGCCCGGGAGACCAGGTAGACGCCGGCCGTGACCATGGTCGCGGCGTGGATGAGCGCCGACACCGGGGTCGGGCCCTCCATGGCGTACGGGAGCCAGGTGTGCAGCGGCAGCTGGGCCGACTTGGCCACGGCGCCGATCAGCAGCAGCAGGCCGATCAGGTTGAGGGCGGCGTTGCTGCCCTGGCCCTGTGCGATGGCGCCGAAGACATCGGTGAACTTGAAGGAGCCGAAGTTGGCGTAGATGAACGCGATGCCCGCGAACAGGCCCGCCTCGCCGATGATGTTCATGACGAACGCCTTGATGGCGGCGTTCTGCGCCGAGGGCTTCGTGAAGTAGAAGCCGATCAGCATGTAGGAGGCGAGGCCGACGCAGCCCCAGCCGATGGCCAGGCCGATGAAGTTGTCCGAGAGCACCAGCAGCGACATGGCGTAGATGAAGAAGTTCATCTTCGCCATGAAGCGGCCGTAGGACTCGTCATCCCGCATGTAGGCCGTGGAGTAGATGTGGATCAGCAGGCCGGCCCCGGTGACGACGAGCGCCCACCAGATGGAGAGCCCGTCGGCCACCAGGCCGAGGCTCGCCACGGCGCCCCAGGAGGTGAGGGCGGAGCGGATCGGTTCCGTACCGGCGGCGCCGTAGTACTGCACCGCCAGCGCCACCACCATCGCGAACGCGGCTGCGACGGAGCCGCAGGCCACCCAGGACACCGTGGTCTTCGACCAGGTGTTCCGGAAGTAGCCCACGATCGCCGCGCTCAGGAGCGGGACGACGACGATGGCCGGCAGCATCCAGGCGAGGTCCATGGTCACACTTCCTTCCCGGGTGGATTAGCGCTTCAGCTCGGTGATCTCGTCCACGTCGGCGTGCTCGCGGCGCCTGAACAGCAGCACCGTGAGCGCCAGGCCGATGGCCACCTCGGCGGCGGCGACGGTGATCACCAGGAAGGCCATGATCTGGCCCTCGTAGCCGCCGTGGGCGCGGCCGAAGGCGACGAACAGCAGGTTGGCCGAGTTCAGCATCAGCTCGATGGACATCAGCATGGCCAGCGGGCTGCGCCGCACCAGGACGCCGATGCCGCCGAGGGCGAACAGGACGGCGGAGAGGGCGACGTAGGCATTCAGCGCGAATGCGGGCATCATCTGGCTCTCCTCCCCCCTACGCCTTCTGACGGCCGACGAGGATCATGACCCCGATCACGGCCACCATCAGGATGAATGCGATCACTTCGAACGGGAACACATACGTGGTGAGCAGCTGGTAGCCGAACTCACGCACCGTGCCGAACTGGCCGGGCACCTGCGTCCAGCCCTTGCCGCCCTCGGCGCCGAACAGGCCGACGATGCCCAGCATCACCAGCAGGGCGCCGCCCACCGAGAAGCCGGCGATGGCGGAGCGGGTCAGCTTGCCGGCGTCCTTCTCCACCGGGTCCTTGCGGGCCGAGAGCAGCGCGATCACGAACAGGAAGAGGATCATGACGGCGCCGCCGTAGACGATCAGCTGGATCACCGCGAGGAACTCGCTCTGCAGGCTGAGGTAGAGCGCCGCCAGCCCGACGAAGCTGAAGACGGTTGCGATCACCTGGTGCACGGGCTGCTTGGCCAGGATCACCCCGAGGATGCCGGCGACGGCCATCAGCCCCGCAACGATGAAGAGGAGGTTCATGAGTTCACCGCCTTACGCCGGAACGGGGGGTAGACGTTCAGGGGAACCTTGAAGCCCGAGGGATTCCGGTTCAGCAGCTGATCCTTCTGCAGGATCAGCGACTCCCGCGTGAAGTCGGCCAGCTCGTACTCCTGCGTAAGGTGCAGGCACTCCGTGGGGCAGGCCTCCTCGCACATGCCGCAGAAGATGCAGCGGAGCAGGTCCACCTGGTACTTGTACCCGTACCGCTCGCCGGGGCTGTGCGGGTTGTCGGGGTCGTTCTCGGCCGCCAGCACCGTGATGGCCGCCGCCGGGCAGGCCACCTGGCACAGCTCGCAGCCGACGCACATCTCCAGCCCGTTCTCGTACATCCGGAGCTCGTGCCGGCCCCGGAAGCGCGGAGGCCGCACCCGCTTTACGTCGGGATAGTTCAGGGTTACCTTCTTGCGGAACAGGACCTTCAGGGTCGTCGCCATGCCCTTGGCGATCGCCGCGAGTCCATTCATGTCAGAACACCTCCCCTACCTGCGGGCTACGCCCACAGGGCGACGTAGATGGCCGTGCCCACCAGGTTCAGGGCCGCCACCGGGAGCAGCACCTTCCAGCCGAAGACCATCAGCCGGTCGTAGCGGAAGCGGGGGAAGGTGCACTTGATCCAGTAGAGGACGAAGAGCATGAAGCAGACCTTGATCAGGAACCAGGCGAAGCCGGGGATGAAGCTGAGGCCGAACCACGGGTTGTAGCCGCCGAGGAAGAACGTGGTGGTCAGCACGGCGGAGTTCACGGCGTGGGTCAGCTCGCTCAGGAAAAAGAGGCCGAACCGCATGCCGCCGTAGTCGGTGTGGTAGCCGCCGACGAGCTCCGTCTCGCCTTCCGGCAGGTCGAAGGGCGTCCAGCCGGCCTCGGCGAGGCTCGCGGTGAAGTAGACCAGGAAGCCGAGGAACTGCGGCACGAGGTTGATCAGGTTCCGCTGGCTCTCCACGATGTCGAACATCGAGACCGAGCCCGACAGCAGGATGACGCCCAGGAGCGCCATCGCCATGGCCAGCTCGTAGGAGATCATCTGGGCGGTGGAGCGCATGGAGCCCAGCAGGCCGTACTTGTTCTGCGAAGCCCAGCCGCCGAGGGCGACGCCGTAGACGCTCATCGACGAGACGGCCAGCAGCACCAGCACGCCGGCGTTGGGGTCGGCCATCACCGACCACTCGCCCCGCGGGGCCCAGGGGATGACGACCCAGACGCCCAGCGCGGTGAAGAAGGCGATGATCGGCGCCAGCCGGTAGATCAGCGGGTCCGCCTTCTCCGGGACGATGTCCTCCTTGAAGAGCATCTTCACCACGTCGGCAATCGGCTGCAGCACGCCCCACGGGCCGACCTTGACGGGGCCGAGCCGGTAGGAGAAGTAGCCGAGGAACTTCCGCATGAAGAGCAGGAAGACGGCGACGGTCAGCGTAACGGAGACGGCCAGCACCAGCGCCTTCACGAGCATGATCAGCAGCGTCATCATGTCAGTCCGCCACCTCCACTGCCAGCTTCGCCACGGAGACGGCCACCGGGGCGGAGCCACGGGTCAGCGCATTCACGGGAGCGGTGCTCAGGCGCCGGATCGCCTGCACGGTGCCGGCCACCACCCGCTTGTCGACCGATGCGGTGAGGGCCAGCTTCGCCTCGCCCGCCGCCAGCTCCACCCGGTCGCCCTCGGCGATCCCGAGGCGGGCGGCGTCTGCGGGGTTGAAGAGTGCGGCCGCCTTCGGCAGCACGTGGTTGAACTCGGCGTCGAACTGCGCCGTGGAACCGCCGGCGTAGAGGCGGTCCACCGGCACCAGCCAGAGCTCGTTCTCGCCGGCCGCCCGGGCGGGCTCGCTCTCGGCGGCCGCACCCTGCAGCAGCGAGACCGGGGCGCCCTTCAGCACGGTGCCCTCCTCCAGCTTGCCGACCAGCCGGGCGATCTCCGCCGCGGTGGCGGCCGGCGAGGAGGCGATCTTCACGCCCAGGGCGGCGGCGAGGCCCACGAGGATGTCGCCGTCAGGCTGCGCCTGGCCCTCGAGCCGCTTGGCGGCCTTGACGGTCTGCACGGCGCCGTCGAGGGCGGTGTAGGAGCCGGTCTTCTCGCCCAGGGTCGCGGCGGGAAGCACCACGTCGGCCAGCGCGACCGTCTCGTTCATGAACAGGTCCGCGACGACCACGAAGGCCTTCTCCAGGGCCGCCTGAACCAGGTTCCGGTCGGGGTAGGTGTTCATCAGGTTGGCGCCGGCCAGGTAGAGGGCATCGATCTGGCCCTCGGCGGCGGCCTTCAGCATGCCGGCGGTGTCGAGGCCGGCCTCGGCGGGCAGGCTCCGGGTAGTCCAGACGCCCGCCACCGCGTCGCGGCCGCGGCTGTCGGACGCGCTGTTGAAGCCGGGCA
Above is a genomic segment from Symbiobacterium terraclitae containing:
- a CDS encoding NADH-quinone oxidoreductase subunit J family protein; the protein is MNLLFIVAGLMAVAGILGVILAKQPVHQVIATVFSFVGLAALYLSLQSEFLAVIQLIVYGGAVMILFLFVIALLSARKDPVEKDAGKLTRSAIAGFSVGGALLVMLGIVGLFGAEGGKGWTQVPGQFGTVREFGYQLLTTYVFPFEVIAFILMVAVIGVMILVGRQKA
- the nuoL gene encoding NADH-quinone oxidoreductase subunit L — its product is MDLAWMLPAIVVVPLLSAAIVGYFRNTWSKTTVSWVACGSVAAAFAMVVALAVQYYGAAGTEPIRSALTSWGAVASLGLVADGLSIWWALVVTGAGLLIHIYSTAYMRDDESYGRFMAKMNFFIYAMSLLVLSDNFIGLAIGWGCVGLASYMLIGFYFTKPSAQNAAIKAFVMNIIGEAGLFAGIAFIYANFGSFKFTDVFGAIAQGQGSNAALNLIGLLLLIGAVAKSAQLPLHTWLPYAMEGPTPVSALIHAATMVTAGVYLVSRAHPIYEMASGAALAVAWVGGLGALFGALVAAGQFDIKRVLAFSTLSQIGYMFLANGLGAYVAADFHFFTHAFFKAGLFLTAGIVVHHYNGDQDIRHMGGLWYRDRFAAICFGVAALALIGLPPFAGFFSKDEILLAAYHEHQWALFVIAVLAAGMTAFYNVRLFSLVFLGDAWAPAAKVVGKKKGRAQAAVHAHDAHAHHDHHHETPAAMKWPVAILAVLSVVSGWLFFGHYQLSALEPAFPTLELHAEAINPLVAGLSVAVALIGGAVSWYLYRPDGLRRAVELDPLHKPGILYNMFYVDTLYDYLFVQPAKAMAEFVGDLFDPRAIDGVVNGLGAVARELGGMLRHWQNGLVRSYALTVFGGVVLVVAYYVFYV
- the nuoI gene encoding NADH-quinone oxidoreductase subunit NuoI, with amino-acid sequence MNGLAAIAKGMATTLKVLFRKKVTLNYPDVKRVRPPRFRGRHELRMYENGLEMCVGCELCQVACPAAAITVLAAENDPDNPHSPGERYGYKYQVDLLRCIFCGMCEEACPTECLHLTQEYELADFTRESLILQKDQLLNRNPSGFKVPLNVYPPFRRKAVNS
- the nuoK gene encoding NADH-quinone oxidoreductase subunit NuoK yields the protein MMPAFALNAYVALSAVLFALGGIGVLVRRSPLAMLMSIELMLNSANLLFVAFGRAHGGYEGQIMAFLVITVAAAEVAIGLALTVLLFRRREHADVDEITELKR
- the nuoH gene encoding NADH-quinone oxidoreductase subunit NuoH: MMTLLIMLVKALVLAVSVTLTVAVFLLFMRKFLGYFSYRLGPVKVGPWGVLQPIADVVKMLFKEDIVPEKADPLIYRLAPIIAFFTALGVWVVIPWAPRGEWSVMADPNAGVLVLLAVSSMSVYGVALGGWASQNKYGLLGSMRSTAQMISYELAMAMALLGVILLSGSVSMFDIVESQRNLINLVPQFLGFLVYFTASLAEAGWTPFDLPEGETELVGGYHTDYGGMRFGLFFLSELTHAVNSAVLTTTFFLGGYNPWFGLSFIPGFAWFLIKVCFMLFVLYWIKCTFPRFRYDRLMVFGWKVLLPVAALNLVGTAIYVALWA
- a CDS encoding NADH-quinone oxidoreductase subunit N; this translates as MPVDLNFTIAAPLLALAAGALLILLLDLFFDYKKIQAAMYFTAIGAVLVAGYYLLPLWQGAAEPSGFAGMLVMDRFAAVYGLVLLIAALLAVLLSVGRLHEDRSGYLALLLWGAMGMVLLGGAGNLMVIFLGIELLSLALYVMIAFAPERTAAREAAFKYFVLGSVAAAFLIFGFALIYGATGSMSIAGIAESARAFSSEGSWAVGLYYKVGVGLAIVGLAFKMALVPFHIWAPDVYQGSPTPVTAFMAIGTKAAAFAAMARLLVAAVPAEYQPSFLLPLSILAFASMMLGSTVGIWQSDLKRLMAYSGIANAGYLIMAIPGLGLDGLSAAAYYLAAYGFATMGIFAVVRILEAEGVDGSQIANLKGLFYRKPWVGACLALLFFGLAGIPPAGGFVGKFLLAIAAVRGSAWIVLTGLILSTGISAYVYLKVIGTAFTRTKAAPVAEEGAEVYAPARTAAEVVLVIATVGTLLLGVLPGPVSELVRVALAGM